In a genomic window of Quercus lobata isolate SW786 chromosome 4, ValleyOak3.0 Primary Assembly, whole genome shotgun sequence:
- the LOC115984931 gene encoding uncharacterized protein LOC115984931 produces the protein MSIRQGPPKHQNKFAWIPNVYNKHSISLSVENILLRKTISYLRRYGKYKSPAKWHWVDVDVGCAKEQSVCAKCHCCVDRIVGRDSSEVEAKQKLLDEVAIKIV, from the exons ATGAGCATCAGGCAGGGCCCCCCAAAGCACCAAAACAAATTCGCCTGGATACCCAACGTCTACAACAAACATTCGATTTCTCTTTCTGTTGAAAACATTTTACTAAGGAAAACTATTTCATATTTA CGCCGTTACGGAAAGTACAAGTCCCCTGCCAAATG GCATTGGGTTGATGTGGATGTAGGTTGTGCTAAGGAGCAGAGTGTATGCGCAAAATGCCATTGCTGTGTGGATCGTATAGTGGGAAg AGATTCTTCAGAAGTAGAAGCCAAGCAAAAATTGCTTGACGAagtg GCCATTAAGATTGTTTGA